A stretch of Cicer arietinum cultivar CDC Frontier isolate Library 1 chromosome 5, Cicar.CDCFrontier_v2.0, whole genome shotgun sequence DNA encodes these proteins:
- the LOC101491435 gene encoding uncharacterized protein, with translation MFQQFGMVRQTLRPPSFSEDVAWVPSWLQNLRTDGFDEYVKESQAPSNQAEKHLAISSKNGIDVKVFNVLSREEGGYRSFHLFLSGSDSSSLSVAPSPGNKLSDYLKNCCLWTDHL, from the exons ATGTTCCAACAATTCGGTATGGTGAGACAAACCCTTCGTCCTCCTAGTTTCTCCGAG GATGTAGCTTGGGTACCAAGTTGGCTTCAGAATCTTAGAACAGATGGGTTTGATGAATATGTAAAGGAATCTCAAGCTCCTTCCAACCAAGCAGAAAAG CATTTGGCAATTTCTTCCAAAAATGGTATTGATGTCAAAGTCTTTAATGTATTATCAAGGGAAGAAGGTGGATACAGGAGTTTCCATTTATTCTTATCTGGAAGCGATAGTTCATCTCTTAGTGTTGCTCCATCTCCTGGAAAt AAGCTAAGTGATTACCTGAAAAATTGTTGTCTATGGACTGATCACTTGTAA
- the LOC101490899 gene encoding cytosolic sulfotransferase 15-like has protein sequence MAPTKFAKIHTINGEASNEEQDNLSQDMKDLIFSLPREKGWRTPYLYLFQGFWCQPAEIQAISTFQNHFQAKDSDVFVATVPKSGTTWLKALTFATVNRQHHFISSKNHPLLSYNPHDLVPFIEYTVYGNHENLPNFSNFHEPRLFGTHVPFDSLSNSIKDFSNCKIVYICRNPFDTFISSWVFCNKIKQDSLPTLGLDEAFEMFCNGKIGYGPFWNHMLGYWKESQERPKRVLFLKYEDLKDDVNFELKKLAKFLNCPFTLEEESEGVIENIIKLCSFEKMKEFEINKIGKFGRNFENKYLFRKGEIGDWTNYLSPSMVENLSKVIEEKLSECGLKFKAKN, from the coding sequence ATGGCTCCTACAAAATTTGCAAAAATTCATACAATTAATGGTGAGGCATCAAATGAAGAACAAGACAACCTTAGTCAAGATATGAAGGATTTGATTTTTTCTCTTCCAAGAGAGAAAGGTTGGAGAACACCTTATTTGTATCTATTCCAAGGATTTTGGTGCCAACCAGCTGAAATCCAAGCAATAAGCACTTTTCAAAATCACTTCCAAGCTAAAGATAGTGATGTTTTTGTTGCAACTGTGCCAAAATCAGGTACAACTTGGCTAAAAGCACTTACCTTTGCAACTGTGAATCGCCAACACCATTTCATTTCATCCAAAAACCATCCTTTGCTTAGTTACAATCCTCATGATCTTGTTCCTTTCATTGAGTACACTGTTTATGGCAATCATGAAAATCttcctaatttttcaaattttcatgaGCCTAGACTTTTTGGTACACATGTTCCTTTTGATTCATTGTCCAATTCAATCAAAGATTTTTCCAATtgcaaaattgtttatatttgtAGGAACCCTTTTGACACTTTTATATCTTCTTGGGTTTTTTGCAACAAAATCAAGCAAGATTCTTTGCCTACATTGGGTTTAGATGAagcttttgaaatgttttgtaaTGGGAAAATTGGGTATGGCCCATTTTGGAATCACATGTTGGGTTATTGGAAAGAGAGTCAAGAGAGACCAAAAAGGGTTCTTTTTTTGAAGTATGAGGATTTGAAAGATGatgttaattttgaattgaaaaaattggcTAAGTTCTTGAATTGTCCTTTTACATTGGAGGAAGAAAGTGAGGGTGtgattgaaaatataataaagttgTGCAGCTTTGAGAAAATGAAGGAGTTCGAGATAAATAAGATTGGAAAATTTGGAAGGAACTTTGAGAACAAGTACTTGTTTAGGAAAGGTGAAATTGGTGATTGGACTAATTACCTTTCACCTTCAATGGTTGAGAATTTATCTAAAGTCATCGAAGAAAAGTTAAGTGAATGTGGTCTTAAATTTAaagcaaaaaattaa
- the LOC113784446 gene encoding uncharacterized protein: MDPNQNNLLQSWLHFMQNYHHPDVQNSQLSSSPTNPNMFYRPQMNTQGGDQHPNFQNSQLPSPPTNFNMFYRPQINAQGEFTCFEPQIPIGPMPACQVPQFSTQVGFKNTIVEEGEEHPIIGVDQKADGFWLRIATNYNEYRGQLREKTLSQLKSRWHRINGFVQKFVGCYKQAVSGKKSGSSKKDIMIAAHAFYSQDTGGP; the protein is encoded by the exons ATGGATCCAAATCAAAATAATCTTCTACAATCTTGGTTGCATTTTATGCAAAATTATCATCATCCTGATGTTCAAAATTCTCAATTATCATCATCACCAACCAATCCTAATATGTTTTATAGACCTCAAATGAATACTCAAGGTGGAGATCAACATCctaattttcaaaattctcAATTACCATCACCACCAAccaatttcaatatgttttatAGACCTCAAATAAATGCTCAAGGAGAGTTTACTTGTTTTGAACCTCAAATACCGATTGGTCCTATGCCAGCGTGTCAAGTTCCACAGTTTTCTACTCAAGTTGGTTTTAAAAATACTATTGTCGAAGAGGGAGAAGAACATC CAATTATAGGAGTTGACCAAAAAGCAGATGGTTTTTGGTTAAGAATTGCAACAAATTATAATGAGTATCGTGGGCAGTTGCGAGAGAAAACACTAAGTCAACTAAAATCTCGATGGCATCGAATTAATGGTTTCGTTCAAAAATTTGTTGGGTGTTACAAACAAGCTGTAAGTGGAAAGAAAAGTGGAAGCTCGAAGAAGGACATCATGATCGCTGCACATGCTTTTTATTCTCAAGATACAGGTGGACCA